The following proteins are co-located in the Paludibaculum fermentans genome:
- a CDS encoding chemotaxis protein CheB, with product MDNMETPKGAPQSPAEETGRPAANDTRDAQLSAIPVAGIGASAGGLEVFKRLLAELPVDTGMAVVFVQHLEPSHQSMLAQILSRATSMPVNEAADGMRVEANQVYVIPANVDLTIVGGTLRLAARTQTPGLHMPIDGFLRSLALDCGNRAIAVILSGAGSDGSTGVQAVKAAGGLTFAQDEASAKFPMMPQAAVATGCVDFVLPPDRIAAELARISRHPYIAQNPPTPIESKPGGDDAQFTKILSILREASGIDFSLYREKMVRRRILRRLALRSISDLAEYGVRLAQDPAELIALQKDLLISVTSFFRDPDSLEALKTAVFPQLLADRRPDDTVRVWVAGCASGEEAYTIAILLREYFHETGVAFPVQIFASDINTDAIGKARAGKYPANIASDLTQTRLDTWFTKAESGYRINKDLREMCVFTRHNLLDDPPFSKLDLISCRNVLIYLGGVQKDVLPLFHYALKPSGFLLLGASEAAASGDLFTVADSEHRIFVKHDKTLKTHIFPGGIRGLRRATSRGNQPAVSAADTWKGTDLRKEVDRILLSKYSPAGVVVDQDLEVLEIRGQANPYLSLPAGKVSFNLIKLIRDTGLFLEIEKLIQEAQATGEPVRRQHLLFEQQGTAGELTVEAVPLESEHKRSTLLLFEPLAEPALQADRPAGEDSGSQSRDVQITRLKQQLAEAKERFLSALEAHQSTREEIQSTTEEALSANEELQSLNEEMETAKEELQSTNEELITVNDELQAKNAALAQARDFAVSIVETVRQPLLVLDTEFRIRMANQAFYRTFHLSPLEAEGRPLYLLSGGSWDLPVIRQSLDSLLRSGRPFTDLEVEQEFPRAGRRSLVVGGCCIKHLQMLLLAMDDVTERKLVQLALHNSEEHLRQSQKMEAVGRLAGGIAHDFNNLLTTIIGYSDLLEGALQGQATLVQQVGEIKAAGQRAASLTQQLLSFSRRQVLQPKVLDLNLIVKDFDRMLRRLVGEQIQVQIRCEPSLWHVRVDSGEIGRAVMNLTLNARDAMPDGGTLTLETANVTLTEAEAGKAFLKAGRYVTLAVRDTGIGFDSDVRAHIFEPFFTTKATGKGTGLGLATVLGIVEQSGGVIDCESEPGVRTSFTIYLPAVDMAASSGSVLVQSLNSAPRGTETVLLAEDEDMLRVLARRILESVGYVVFEASNGREGLEFCRNHEGQIDLLVTDVVMPELGGRELAEGALILRPNLKVLFISGHTQDVVLKAGVQKGAAFLQKPFTPAVLAQKVRETLDSTANTSGE from the coding sequence ATGGACAACATGGAAACACCCAAGGGTGCCCCACAGAGCCCGGCGGAGGAAACCGGACGCCCCGCAGCGAACGACACCCGGGACGCTCAACTGAGCGCAATTCCCGTGGCTGGGATTGGAGCCTCCGCGGGTGGTCTTGAGGTGTTCAAGCGCCTGCTCGCCGAACTGCCTGTCGACACCGGCATGGCCGTTGTATTCGTCCAGCACCTCGAGCCAAGCCATCAGAGCATGCTGGCGCAGATTCTGTCGCGCGCCACCTCCATGCCGGTGAACGAGGCAGCCGACGGGATGCGGGTCGAAGCGAACCAAGTTTACGTAATTCCAGCGAACGTCGACCTGACAATCGTGGGCGGAACGCTCAGGCTGGCGGCCCGCACCCAGACGCCCGGGCTGCACATGCCCATCGATGGCTTTCTGCGCTCCCTGGCGCTGGATTGCGGCAACAGGGCCATCGCGGTCATCCTGTCCGGTGCGGGTTCCGACGGTTCGACCGGTGTGCAAGCCGTAAAAGCCGCCGGCGGCCTGACCTTCGCCCAGGATGAAGCCAGCGCCAAGTTTCCCATGATGCCGCAAGCCGCGGTGGCCACCGGTTGCGTGGATTTTGTGCTCCCCCCTGACCGCATTGCGGCTGAACTCGCCCGGATCAGCCGGCACCCCTACATCGCCCAGAATCCGCCTACGCCAATCGAATCCAAGCCTGGCGGCGATGACGCTCAATTCACAAAGATTCTCTCCATCCTGCGGGAGGCCTCGGGCATCGATTTCTCGCTGTACCGGGAAAAGATGGTGCGGCGGCGGATCCTGCGCCGGCTCGCGCTTCGCAGCATCAGCGACCTCGCAGAGTACGGAGTGCGTCTGGCCCAGGATCCCGCCGAGCTGATCGCGCTGCAGAAGGATTTGCTCATTAGCGTGACTTCCTTCTTCCGCGATCCGGACTCGTTGGAGGCCCTGAAAACGGCGGTCTTTCCCCAGTTGCTCGCGGATCGCAGGCCGGACGACACAGTCCGCGTCTGGGTGGCGGGCTGCGCTTCCGGGGAGGAAGCTTACACCATTGCGATCCTGCTGCGCGAGTATTTTCACGAAACCGGCGTCGCATTTCCGGTCCAGATCTTTGCCTCCGACATCAATACCGACGCAATCGGCAAAGCCCGAGCCGGTAAGTACCCTGCCAACATCGCATCCGATCTGACTCAGACGCGGCTGGACACCTGGTTCACGAAAGCCGAATCAGGCTACCGGATCAATAAGGATCTCCGCGAGATGTGTGTCTTCACCCGGCACAATCTTCTGGACGATCCTCCCTTCTCCAAGCTCGACCTGATCAGTTGCCGGAACGTTCTCATCTATCTCGGCGGAGTGCAGAAGGACGTTCTGCCGCTCTTCCACTATGCGTTGAAACCCTCCGGATTTCTGCTGTTGGGCGCGTCCGAAGCGGCCGCTTCCGGTGACCTCTTCACGGTGGCGGACAGCGAGCACCGGATCTTTGTTAAGCACGACAAGACCCTGAAGACGCACATCTTCCCCGGGGGGATCCGAGGATTGCGCAGGGCGACCTCACGCGGCAACCAGCCGGCCGTGAGTGCGGCGGACACCTGGAAGGGCACGGATCTGCGTAAGGAAGTCGACCGGATCCTGTTGTCGAAATACAGCCCCGCCGGCGTAGTGGTGGACCAGGACCTGGAGGTTCTCGAGATCCGGGGCCAAGCCAATCCTTACCTGTCCCTGCCGGCAGGCAAGGTGAGTTTCAACCTGATCAAGCTGATTCGCGACACCGGCCTGTTCCTCGAAATCGAGAAATTGATCCAGGAGGCCCAGGCGACCGGAGAACCTGTGCGCAGGCAGCATTTGCTCTTTGAGCAGCAGGGAACCGCCGGCGAACTGACAGTCGAGGCGGTACCGCTGGAGTCGGAGCATAAACGGTCGACGCTGCTCCTGTTCGAGCCCCTGGCGGAACCTGCGCTGCAGGCTGACCGGCCGGCGGGAGAAGACAGCGGCAGCCAGAGCCGCGATGTTCAGATCACGAGGTTGAAGCAGCAACTGGCAGAGGCCAAGGAGCGCTTTCTCTCCGCCCTCGAGGCACACCAATCGACCAGGGAAGAGATTCAGAGCACCACCGAAGAGGCGCTGTCCGCCAATGAGGAACTGCAGAGCCTGAACGAGGAGATGGAGACGGCAAAGGAGGAACTGCAGTCCACCAATGAAGAGCTCATCACGGTCAACGACGAATTACAGGCCAAGAACGCGGCGCTCGCGCAGGCTCGCGATTTCGCCGTCTCGATCGTCGAAACCGTCAGGCAGCCCCTGCTTGTACTGGATACGGAGTTCCGTATCAGAATGGCAAACCAGGCCTTCTATCGAACATTCCACCTATCCCCTCTCGAAGCGGAAGGACGCCCGCTCTATTTGCTCTCCGGCGGCAGTTGGGACCTGCCGGTGATCCGGCAGTCACTCGACTCTTTGCTCCGTAGCGGCCGCCCGTTCACTGATCTTGAAGTCGAGCAGGAGTTCCCCAGGGCGGGACGTAGAAGTCTCGTCGTTGGCGGCTGCTGTATCAAACACTTGCAGATGCTGCTGCTGGCGATGGACGACGTCACCGAACGGAAGCTGGTCCAATTGGCCCTGCACAATTCCGAAGAGCATCTGCGCCAGTCCCAGAAGATGGAGGCGGTCGGCCGCCTGGCCGGCGGCATCGCCCACGATTTCAACAACCTGCTCACGACCATCATCGGCTACAGCGATCTTCTGGAAGGCGCGCTGCAGGGCCAGGCGACACTGGTCCAGCAGGTGGGTGAGATCAAGGCGGCTGGACAACGGGCCGCCTCCCTGACGCAACAATTGCTGTCCTTTAGCCGGCGCCAGGTGCTGCAGCCCAAGGTGCTGGACCTGAATCTCATCGTGAAGGATTTTGACAGAATGCTGCGCCGCCTTGTGGGCGAGCAGATACAGGTACAGATCCGCTGCGAACCCAGTCTCTGGCACGTCCGCGTCGACTCGGGTGAGATCGGCCGCGCCGTAATGAATCTCACCTTGAATGCACGAGACGCGATGCCGGACGGCGGAACGCTCACCCTCGAAACAGCGAATGTAACCCTCACGGAAGCTGAAGCAGGCAAGGCGTTTCTAAAAGCCGGGCGCTATGTGACGTTGGCGGTCCGCGACACGGGCATCGGGTTTGATTCAGACGTGCGGGCCCACATCTTCGAGCCGTTCTTCACGACGAAGGCCACCGGCAAGGGAACGGGCCTGGGCTTGGCGACCGTCCTGGGCATCGTGGAGCAGAGCGGCGGCGTAATCGACTGCGAATCGGAGCCAGGAGTGAGAACCTCATTCACGATCTATCTGCCGGCCGTCGACATGGCGGCATCCTCGGGCTCAGTCCTGGTCCAAAGCCTCAACAGTGCACCTAGAGGTACTGAGACAGTCCTGCTGGCGGAAGACGAGGACATGTTGCGCGTCCTCGCCCGGAGGATCCTGGAATCGGTTGGCTACGTCGTCTTCGAGGCCAGCAACGGCCGCGAGGGACTCGAGTTCTGCAGGAACCACGAGGGCCAGATCGACCTGCTGGTAACCGATGTCGTCATGCCGGAACTGGGCGGCAGGGAACTCGCTGAGGGCGCGCTCATCCTGCGCCCGAACCTCAAGGTCCTCTTTATCTCAGGCCACACGCAGGACGTCGTACTGAAGGCCGGAGTACAGAAGGGCGCAGCCTTCCTACAGAAGCCCTTCACTCCGGCGGTGCTGGCGCAGAAGGTACGCGAGACACTCGACTCCACCGCAAATACCAGCGGAGAGTAG